The genomic interval GGCATTGCGGTGAATGTCCTTGGCCACGCCCATCCCGATCTGGTTGCGGTCCTGACCGAACAGGCGGGCAAGATCTGGCACGTGTCGAATATCTACCAGATACCGCAACAGGAACGCCTGGCCGATCTGCTGGTCGACAACAGCTTTGCCGATACCGTTTTCTTTACCAATTCGGGGACCGAGGCGGCCGAGCTGGCCATCAAGATGGCCCGCAAATACTGGGACCATCAGGGCCAGCCCGACCGGATCGAAATCCTGACCTTCGAGGGCGCGTTTCACGGACGTTCGACAGGCGCCATCGCAGCCGCCGGATCAGAAAAGATGGTCAAGGGCTTTGGCCCGCTGATGCCGGGCTTCCGGCAATTGCCCTGGGACGATATGGACGCCCTGCGCGAAGCGATCGGCGAAAAGACCGCCGCGGTGATGATCGAGCCGATCCAGGGCGAAGGCGGGATCCGCCCGGTCCCGGACGAACAGCTACAAGAAATCCGTGCCCTCTGCGACAAGACAGGCGCGCTGCTGATCCTTGATGAGGTGCAATGCGGCATCGGTCGGACAGGCCGCCTGTTTGCGCATGAATATGCGGGCATTTCACCGGATATCATGATGGTCGCGAAGGGCATCGGCGGTGGCTTCCCCCTTGGCGCGGTTCTGGCAACCGAACAGGCGGCGGCGGGAATGGTGGCGGGAACGCATGGCTCGACCTATGGCGGCAACCCTCTGGGCTGCGCGGTCGGGTTGAAGGTCATGCAGATCGTCACCGACGACCGCTTCCTGTCCGAGGTCAATCGCAAGGCCGCGCTGCTGCGGCAAAAGCTGGAAGGGCTAGTGGCTGCCCATCCCGATATTTTCGAAGGCGTCCGTGGGCAAGGTCTGATGCTGGGGCTGAAATGCCATGTCCTCCCGACAGAGATGGTCGCGGCAGGATACGATCAGAAGATCCTGACCGTGGCCGCGGCCGATAATACGCTGCGCCTGCTGCCTCCGCTGACCATCACCGATGCCGAAATCGCCGAGGCCGTCGAACGGCTGGACGCAGCCGCAGGCCAACTGTCGCGATGAGCATTTCTTCTTTGTCATAAATATCCCGGGGGAAGCCTTTCAGATCCCGTCGAGGGATCTGAAAGGCTGGGGGCAGAGCCCCCTTGACCCCGCCACGACAACATTGCCTGCTGGCCGAAACCATGAAAGCCGACCAATGAACAACTTCCTCGATATCCACACGACCGATCCTGCGGCGCTTCGCAATATCATCGATACGGCGCGGGCCATGAAAACCGCGCGGCAGGGGCGACCAAAGGGAACGCCGGATGATGTGCAGCCGCTGGATGGGCGGATGGTCGCGCTGATCTTTGAAAAACCATCGACCCGGACCCGTATTTCCTTCGACGTCGGGGTCAGGCAGATGGGCGGTCAGACCATGGTGCTTTCGGGCACGGATATGCAGCTGGGCCATGGCGAAACCATCGCCGATACGGCCCGGGTGCTGTCGCGCTATGTCGATCTGATCATGATCCGCACCTTCGAAGAGGCGACTCTGCTGGAAATGGCGGAATATGCGACCGTTCCGGTGATCAATGGCCTGACGAACCGCACCCATCCCTGCCAGATCATGGCCGATATCATGACATTCGAAGAACATCGCGGCCCTATTGCCGGGCGCAAGGTGGTCTGGTCGGGCGATGGCAATAATGTCTTTGCCAGCTTCGCCCATGCCGCAGGCCAGTTCGGCTTTGACCTGACCTTCACCGGCCCGCCGCCGCTGGATCCCGAGCGCGAGGTGCTGGAATTCGCAGCCGCCGCAGGTCGCCCGGTCACGATCGAGCGGGATCCGTCCCTTGCGGTTGCAGGCGCCGATCTGGTCGTCACCGATACCTGGGTCAGCATGCATGATCCGCAATCCGCGAAAGAGCGCCGCCACAACCAGCTGCGCGGCTATCAGGTCAACGCGGCGCTGATGGCCAAGGCCAAGCCCGACGCGCTGTTCATGCATTGCCTTCCCGCCCATCGCGATGATGAGGCGACAAGCGAGGTCATGGACGGCCCGCATTCGGTCATTTTCGACGAGGCCGAAAACCGTCTGCACGCGCAAAAGGCGATCATGCGTCATTGTCTGGGCGTCTGAATCCCCAAGATAACGCCACGTCATGCGCCTTTTGGTTGAGTAAAACCTCGCAGCGCAGTTGAAACGAATCCTCTGACACCTCTGACTGTCGTGATCAGTCACCAAGACGAGGAGGAGGATCAGGTGAGCGTATTCGACTATAAGGATCTGTCAGGGGCCGAGGCTGCGGAACTGGTCGCGCTGACGCATCGGCTTGCCGGTGTGTCCCAGATGAACGGGATGCCCCAGATGGGCGCCCTGATGCAGGGCGGCGTGCTGAGCGGTGGCGCTGTCGCCACGGGCCTTCCGGAGGGCTGGCGCAATGTCGGCGCTGCCGAACTGGGGCTTGATCCATCCGTCGTCGACGCGCAGGGCTTCATCAAACTGACCAGCCCCCTGACCGGAAATCTGCCGGGCGGGCCGCAATTGATGATCTTTGCCGAAGAAAATCCCGATGGCAGCATTGCCCGGCTGGCGGTCTCTTATGCCGGCACCAACAATCTGGCGGATGTGATCGACTACACGCAGCTGAACAGCGGCGAGATGTCCGCCGCGATGGAGCCGGTGCTGAGCGCGCTGCGCAGCTTTGCCGAGGGGCAGGGGCTGACGGGAGAGGATGTCATCGTCACCGGCTATAGCCTGGGGGGCGGCTATACGAATATTCAGGCGCGCTTCGCCGATCAACTTGCGGGTGGGTTCTTTGCCGACTCGCTTTATGTCGGGCATGACGGGCCGGTCATCCATGACGATCCGGGCCGGGTGCTGAATGTCGGCTATGAAAATGACGTCATTTTTCGCGCGACCGGCACGGCCGAGGATTTCTGGGACGCCATCGGTCAGGCCGATCCGCTGCTGTCCAATAATGACAACAGCTATCAGACCACCACGGATAATCTGGTGATCTTCGACGGCGCCTATGCCGGGGCCGAAGTGACGCTGCAGATCGATTCGATCCTGAACCTGATGAGCTGGTGGGGCCATGTCGGCGGCGTCTTTTCCGATGCGCTGCAGCGGGTCGGCAATTCCGCCTTCTATGAGTTCACCAGTCAGGACAGTGCGATTGTCGTCTCTAACCTTGGTGCCGATCTGCGCGGGCTGGTCTGGGTCCGGGACAAGGCGGCGCCGACCTCTGACCATCATGGCGCGCCGGGCTTTATCGTCGGCACGGCCTATGACGACAGGCTGGCCGATGGGCTGAAGGGCGATTGGCTGGATGGCGGGGCGGGCGATGACCTGATCCGCGTGGAGCACGGGTTGAACCGCGTGGATGGCGGGCAGGGTGAGGATATCTTGCAGATCGTCACCCGCGTCGCGGATCTGCAGGTCTATCGGCTGGCGGATGGCACGATGGTCTTTGACAGCGGCAAATCCCTGACGCTGGCCAGTGATATCGAGGCCGTGCAGATCAAGCATCCCGGCCTTCTGGGCGGAACGACCGATTATTCCATCAAGGGTGATCGGTTAGAGGATGAACATTGGTCCTTCTTCGAACTGGGCGACCGCGATATCGCCTATGGGCAGGCGGTCAGCGGGTTAGGCTCTGACGAAGTGCTGTCGGGACGGGTTGTCTTTGGGCAGGCGGGAGATGATCGGATCACCGGAACCTCTGGCGCGGATCTGCTGCATGGCGGAGAGGGCGGCGACCAGCTCAGCGGCGGTCGCGGCAATGACCGGCTGTTCGGGGCCGAAGGCGATGACCAGCTGAGCGCCGGGGCGGGGCTGGATCGTCTTGCTGGGGGGCAGGGCGATGACGTGTTCATCTTCGATGCCGCCGTATCGGGCCGCGCGATTGTCGAGGATTTCAACCTGATGTCGGGCGATCAGGACCAACTGATGTTCCGTGGCGGCGACGGGCAGGCGGCGCTGGCTGCGGCGCAGCAGCAGGGCAGCGATGTCGTGATCGAGTTCGGCAGAATGGTGATCGTGCTGGAAGAGGTGCAACTGGCCGATCTGGAGAACAGCCTGCTGCTGTAAGCCCGGCTTTCCCGGCACGCCAAAAAGAAAAGCAGGTGCCGTTTGCGCGGCACCTGCGGAAATTGGATGGGGGTGTGCCGGTCAGCCGATGGCGGCGGCGCGCACCTCATCATCGATCGCTTCCAGATATTGCGCGAAATTGTCGCTGAACATCTGCACCAGTTTTGCGGCCTGTTCGTCATAAGCCCCGGCATCAGCCCAGGTCTGGCGCGGATCCAGCAGCACATCCGACACGCCGGGAACCGAGACCGGAACCTCGAACCCGAAATTCGGATCCTTGCGGAACTGAACGTCGTTCAGGCTGCCATCCAGCGCCGCCGACAGCAGCGCGCGGGTGGCGCGGATCGGCATGCGTGACCCGGTGCCGAAGGCGCCGCCGGTCCAGCCGGTATTGACCAGCCAGCAAGAGGCCCCGTGCTGCGCGATCTTTTCCTGCAGCAGCTTGCCATAGACCTCGGGGCGGCGCGGCATGAAGGGCGCGCCGAAACAGGTCGAGAAGGTCGGGATCGGCTCGGTCACGCCAACCTCGGTGCCCGGCGTTTTCGAGGTGAAGCCGGACAGGAAGTGATACATGGCCTGCGCCGGGGTCAGCCGCGCGATAGGCGGCAGAACGCCATAGGCGTCGCAGGTCAGCATGATCACGTTTTTCGGATGCCCGCCAAGGCTGGTGTCCGACGCATTGCTGATCGCATCCAGCGGATAGGCGCAGCGCATGTTGTCGGTGATCGAGTTATCCTCGAAATCCAGTTCCAGCGTATCTTCGTCATAGACCATGTTCTCGATCACGGTGCCAAAGCGCGTGGTCGTGGCATAGATCTCGGGCTCGGCCTTGGGCGACAGGTTGATGGTCTTGGCATAGCAGCCGCCTTCGAAATTGAAGATGCCATTGTCTGACCAGCCATGCTCATCATCACCGATCAGGGTGCGCGACGGATCGGCCGACAGGGTCGTCTTGCCGGTGCCCGACAGACCGAAAAAGATCGCGCTGTCTTCGGGATTGTCGATGGCGTGATTGGCGCTGCAATGCATCGGCATGATGCCCTTGCCCGGCAGGATGTAGTTCAGCAGCGTGAACACGGATTTCTTGTTTTCGCCGGCATAGGCGGTATTGCCGATCAGGATCAGTTTCTTCTGGAAATTCAGCGCGA from Paracoccus fistulariae carries:
- a CDS encoding phosphoenolpyruvate carboxykinase yields the protein MTRVNPNCRLEDQGIKGLGRVYYNLLEPSLINEAIARGEGRLGLGGTFLATTGAHTGRSPKDKHVVRTPDVEDSIWWENNKPMDPEAFDRLHADMLEHMKGKDYFVQDLFGGADAENRLDVRVVTEMAWHGLFIRHLLRRPEAEELAEFMPEFTIINCPSFKADPERHGCRSETVIALNFQKKLILIGNTAYAGENKKSVFTLLNYILPGKGIMPMHCSANHAIDNPEDSAIFFGLSGTGKTTLSADPSRTLIGDDEHGWSDNGIFNFEGGCYAKTINLSPKAEPEIYATTTRFGTVIENMVYDEDTLELDFEDNSITDNMRCAYPLDAISNASDTSLGGHPKNVIMLTCDAYGVLPPIARLTPAQAMYHFLSGFTSKTPGTEVGVTEPIPTFSTCFGAPFMPRRPEVYGKLLQEKIAQHGASCWLVNTGWTGGAFGTGSRMPIRATRALLSAALDGSLNDVQFRKDPNFGFEVPVSVPGVSDVLLDPRQTWADAGAYDEQAAKLVQMFSDNFAQYLEAIDDEVRAAAIG
- the argF gene encoding ornithine carbamoyltransferase, coding for MNNFLDIHTTDPAALRNIIDTARAMKTARQGRPKGTPDDVQPLDGRMVALIFEKPSTRTRISFDVGVRQMGGQTMVLSGTDMQLGHGETIADTARVLSRYVDLIMIRTFEEATLLEMAEYATVPVINGLTNRTHPCQIMADIMTFEEHRGPIAGRKVVWSGDGNNVFASFAHAAGQFGFDLTFTGPPPLDPEREVLEFAAAAGRPVTIERDPSLAVAGADLVVTDTWVSMHDPQSAKERRHNQLRGYQVNAALMAKAKPDALFMHCLPAHRDDEATSEVMDGPHSVIFDEAENRLHAQKAIMRHCLGV
- a CDS encoding aspartate aminotransferase family protein; the protein is MISHVLPTYNRAALSFERGEGSWAITADGTRYLDLGAGIAVNVLGHAHPDLVAVLTEQAGKIWHVSNIYQIPQQERLADLLVDNSFADTVFFTNSGTEAAELAIKMARKYWDHQGQPDRIEILTFEGAFHGRSTGAIAAAGSEKMVKGFGPLMPGFRQLPWDDMDALREAIGEKTAAVMIEPIQGEGGIRPVPDEQLQEIRALCDKTGALLILDEVQCGIGRTGRLFAHEYAGISPDIMMVAKGIGGGFPLGAVLATEQAAAGMVAGTHGSTYGGNPLGCAVGLKVMQIVTDDRFLSEVNRKAALLRQKLEGLVAAHPDIFEGVRGQGLMLGLKCHVLPTEMVAAGYDQKILTVAAADNTLRLLPPLTITDAEIAEAVERLDAAAGQLSR
- a CDS encoding calcium-binding protein → MSVFDYKDLSGAEAAELVALTHRLAGVSQMNGMPQMGALMQGGVLSGGAVATGLPEGWRNVGAAELGLDPSVVDAQGFIKLTSPLTGNLPGGPQLMIFAEENPDGSIARLAVSYAGTNNLADVIDYTQLNSGEMSAAMEPVLSALRSFAEGQGLTGEDVIVTGYSLGGGYTNIQARFADQLAGGFFADSLYVGHDGPVIHDDPGRVLNVGYENDVIFRATGTAEDFWDAIGQADPLLSNNDNSYQTTTDNLVIFDGAYAGAEVTLQIDSILNLMSWWGHVGGVFSDALQRVGNSAFYEFTSQDSAIVVSNLGADLRGLVWVRDKAAPTSDHHGAPGFIVGTAYDDRLADGLKGDWLDGGAGDDLIRVEHGLNRVDGGQGEDILQIVTRVADLQVYRLADGTMVFDSGKSLTLASDIEAVQIKHPGLLGGTTDYSIKGDRLEDEHWSFFELGDRDIAYGQAVSGLGSDEVLSGRVVFGQAGDDRITGTSGADLLHGGEGGDQLSGGRGNDRLFGAEGDDQLSAGAGLDRLAGGQGDDVFIFDAAVSGRAIVEDFNLMSGDQDQLMFRGGDGQAALAAAQQQGSDVVIEFGRMVIVLEEVQLADLENSLLL